Part of the Myxococcus xanthus genome is shown below.
CAGTCCTGCCCCGTGGCGATGGCCACCGAGTCAATGCCGTTCATCACGCCCTTGTTGTGCGTGGCCGCGCGGTACGGGTCCGCCTCCGCGAAGCGGCTGGCCTGGGCGATGCCCTCGGCGATCTCCTCGGCCGGCATCTCGAAGTCCGCCAGCAGCGGGATGGGGATGCGGCACATGGCGCGCGCCAGCCGGCGGTCCGCCAGGTTGGAGAGGATGCGCAGGTACACCTTGCCGCCCGTCACCTGCTCGATGAGCGGCGCCACGCCCTCCGCCATGGTGTTGATGAGGTTGGCCCCCATCGCCTCCTGGGCGTCAATGATGAGGTGGACGATGAGCAGCGGCTCGCCGCGCGGCCCTTCCGGGGCCGGCAGCACGCGAACCTCGACGTCCTTCGCCCCGCCGCCACGCGCCACCATGGCCGGGTGGAAGCTGTTGGCCAGCGCGAGAATCTGCTCCTTGTGCTCCAGGATGCGCTCGGTGGCCACCGTCGGGTCGCCGTAGCGCGACACCTGCACCTGGCCAATCATCAGCGACGGGTCCGCCTCGCCGATGAAGCCGCCCGCCTCCCGGACAATCTTCGCCGCGAAGGACACCGCCGCCACGACGGACGGCTCCTCCACCGCCATGGGCACCAGGTAGTCACGTCCGTTGACCTGGAGGTTGAGGCCCAGGCCCAGCGGGAGGGAGAAGGTCCCCACCGCGTTCTCAATCATCTGGTTCGCCAGGACAGGCTGGAGCGCCTCCGAGCCCAGCAGCTGCTGCAGGTCCTCGGGCGTGAGCCGGAACATGCGGGAGAGGTGCGCGTGGCGCTCCTCCATCGGCAGCTTGTGGAACCCGGGAAGCCGGGACGTCACGGTGTCAGACATGTTCTTCCTTCCAGACTTCGGCGCGGCCACCCTCTACAGCGCCGCCAACCAATCCTTCAACTCTCCGGTGACCACCCGGGGCCGCTGTCTCAGTTCAGCGCAGCTTCTGCTTCCCGTCAGCACGAGCGCCTGCCGCAGACTCGCCAGGATGACCTCCAGCGCCGCCTCCGCCGCCTCGAGCCCACCCGCCTGCTGCGCCCGGAACAACGGCAGCGCCATGCCAGCCAGGTTCGCCCCCAGCGCCAGCACCTTGGCCGCGTCCAGCCCCGTGCGCAGGCCACCGCTCGCCACCAGGTGGACGTCCGGGCCCACGGCCCGGCGCACGGAGGCCAACGCCGCCGCCGTGGGAATGCCCCACGCGCTGAACTCCGCCCCCAACTGTGCCTGTACGCCCGACGCGCGAAGTTGTTCCACGCGCACCCAGGACGTCCCGCCCAGACCGGACACGTCGATGTTCCGCACGCCCAGGTCCACCAACCGCCGCGCGACGTCCGGGCCAATGCCGCAGCCCGTCTCCTTCACCAGCAGCCGGTCGCCAAAGGCCTTCACCAGCAGCTCCACCACGCGGTAGCCGCCCTGGAAGTCCCGGTCGCCTTCCGGCTGCGTCAGCTCCTGGCCCGCGTTGAGGTGCAGCGCCAGCCCGTCCGCGCCAATGCCGTCCACCAGCCGGCGCGTCCCATCCACGCCCAGCCCGATGGCCTGGAACATGCCGATGTTGCCCAGGAGCGCCACCGTGGGCGCCACCTGCCGCACCTGGAAGGACGCGGCCCGCGAGGCGTCCTCCGACATGGCGCGCTGGCTGCCCACGCCGAAGGCCAGGCCGTGGCGCTCGGCGAGCAGCGCCAGGTCGCGATTCACCGCACCCGCACGCTCCGTCCCACCCGTCATGCCGGTGACGAGCAGCGGGTAGCGCAGCCGCTTGCCCAGGAAGGCCGTGGACAGGTCCACGTCCTCCACGGACATTTCCGGCATCGCGCAGTGGACCAGCTTGACGCACTCCAGCAGGGTGCTGTTTCCGCTGGGTTCGACGTCCCCCGTCGAGCAAAGGTCGAGATGCGCGTCCTTGCGTCTGGCAGTGATGTCGTCGCCCATCTCGTTGAAGTCCGGTCCGCCTGGGTGCCACGGCGCGTAAGTGCCCGAATGACCGAGGTTTCCTAGCAAGCCCGGCGGCCAAGGCGCAAGCCAAAGGGCCCGGGCGGTCAGTCCCGGCGTGTGGGTGGACGCTGGCGCCTTGTGGGCGGTATGAGCGCCGCGTGAGCGCCCCCCCGACCCACGTGGTTGTCTTCCTGCACAGCGGCGACTACGACCGCGTGCACCAAGGCCTGTCCATCGCCGCCGCCGCAGTGGCCTCTGGCCGCAAGGCGGAGGTGTACCTCTTCTGGTGGGCCCTGGAGCGCTTCCTCGATGGGGCGCTCGACGACCCGGACTTCATGGGTCGCGATGACGTCACCAACCGCTTCGAGTCGCGTGGGATGCCCACGTTGCGTGCCCTCCTCACACACCTGACCGATTCAGGACGCTTCACGCTGGCCGGGTGCACGGGCTCGCTGGGCGCCCTGGGAGCGGAAGCGCGGGCGGATGCCAGTGGCATCGCCCTGTGGCTGGGCTGGAGCGCCATCCTCCAGCGCACCGCGGGCGTGACGGACCGCTTCTATCTCTAGAAGCGAGACGCCGCCCGCGGTGGTGTCCGGGCTTCAGATGCCCAGCTTGACGCCCACGATGACGGCCCGAGGCGCGTTGGGCCGGGCACCGTAGGGACGGCGCGACACGACGGCCTGCTCGTCCAGGATGTTGCGCGCGCTCAGGTACAGCTGCCCCCAGCGGGAGAAGTTCCAACTCGCGTTGACGTCGAACGTCAGCAGCGCGTCCGTCAGCAGCTCCGGAGACACCTCGCCCTGCCCCGCCTGCTCGCGCATGGCGTCCACATAGAAGGCGCTCAGGGCCAGGCCGCCCCAGGACGTCTCCACGCCCGCGGTGGCGTAGAGCTGGTGCTGGGGCACGTAGGGCAGCTCGTCGCCCGCACGCACGTTGCCGAACTGCGGGTCCGCCGACTGGAAGTCCTCACGCAGCCGCGTGCGCGTGAAGGTGTAGGACAGCGAGACGGGGAACGTCACGCCCCCGCCCGGACGGAAGGTCTTCTCACCGAAGACTTCCAGGCCGTAGATGTAGGCCTTGCCCGCGTCCGTCTGCCGGTCGAGGGCGTCGTTGAGACAGCCGCTGGAGAACGTGCAGATGTCGGTGAGGTTCGAGTAGTCGTTGAAGAAGCCCACCGCCTCCAGCCGCTCGCCACGGCGGGTCCACCGCGCGCCGGCCTCGTAGTTGATGCTCTTCTCCGGCAGCACCGCGTCCGGCTGTCCGGGCGCCGGGGGCGAGAAGCCGCGATAGGCGCCCGCGAACAGGCCCAGCTCGCGCGTCAGTGCACCGTAGATGCCCATGCCCGGCATGAGCACCTCCAGCGCGCCGCTCGACTCGGTGCCCGTCATGTGGTTCCGCGACGCCGAGCGGATGATTTCCATGCGCACGCCCGGCGTCAGCACCAGGGGCCCCCAGCCGATGGCGTCCGTCGCGTGCAGGGCGAGGGCGTGCGTGGAGT
Proteins encoded:
- the fni gene encoding type 2 isopentenyl-diphosphate Delta-isomerase; translated protein: MGDDITARRKDAHLDLCSTGDVEPSGNSTLLECVKLVHCAMPEMSVEDVDLSTAFLGKRLRYPLLVTGMTGGTERAGAVNRDLALLAERHGLAFGVGSQRAMSEDASRAASFQVRQVAPTVALLGNIGMFQAIGLGVDGTRRLVDGIGADGLALHLNAGQELTQPEGDRDFQGGYRVVELLVKAFGDRLLVKETGCGIGPDVARRLVDLGVRNIDVSGLGGTSWVRVEQLRASGVQAQLGAEFSAWGIPTAAALASVRRAVGPDVHLVASGGLRTGLDAAKVLALGANLAGMALPLFRAQQAGGLEAAEAALEVILASLRQALVLTGSRSCAELRQRPRVVTGELKDWLAAL
- a CDS encoding hydroxymethylglutaryl-CoA reductase, degradative; translated protein: MSDTVTSRLPGFHKLPMEERHAHLSRMFRLTPEDLQQLLGSEALQPVLANQMIENAVGTFSLPLGLGLNLQVNGRDYLVPMAVEEPSVVAAVSFAAKIVREAGGFIGEADPSLMIGQVQVSRYGDPTVATERILEHKEQILALANSFHPAMVARGGGAKDVEVRVLPAPEGPRGEPLLIVHLIIDAQEAMGANLINTMAEGVAPLIEQVTGGKVYLRILSNLADRRLARAMCRIPIPLLADFEMPAEEIAEGIAQASRFAEADPYRAATHNKGVMNGIDSVAIATGQDWRAIEAGAHAFACRNGQYRPLSTWYLEEGHLVGRIELPMALGTVGGPIKIHPGVQMALKLMQTTSVRELAMVFAAVGLAQNFAALRALGSVGIQKGHMAMHARCVAVTAGARGDWVEKIANLLVKAGHVKVEKARELLASLPAEDAAAATGTTV